The region GAGAAGTAGAGGATGATTATTCCTATAACGAGGGCTTTCATTAGCCTTTTGAAGCTTTCGTTCATCTGTTTTATCTCGCCTTCGTGGGAGATGCCGTAACCTGTGGGGAGCTTCAGCTCCTTTTCGAGTTTGTTTACCTGGGACTGAAGAAAAGTTGTTGGAGCGGTGGCCCTGTAGCCGTACACGTCTATGGTGTTGAGAAGGTTCTGGTGGGTTATTTTGCTCTGGGTTTTAACCGTTTCCACTTTTACAAATGTTGAGAGGGGAACAACTCCGAGTTTCGTTTGGACGGGTAGGGAGTTGAGCTTATCGGCAAAGTCTCTTTTGTTCTGCGGGAGGATGAGCTTCACGCTCAGCCCGTTCTCTAAGGGCACGACAAACGTTGATGCCGGAACCCCCTTAACAAAAGCGGCTATGTACTTAACGAGCTCCAGCGGGGTTAGGCCGTAAGCTGCAAGTTGACTACCGTCTACCTTAAGCCGTAGCTCCTCTTTATCGTAGTACCAGCTCCTTGCGGTAGAGGTAAGCCCCCTCACCTCTTGCATTAAACCTTCAAGCCTTTGGGCAAGTGAATTGAGGACTTTCGGGTCGTCGCCGTAAATCATTTCGTCTATCGTTGCCTTTATGGACGAAAGGGGCGTTGCTCCGAAGTCCATAACCGTTACATACCTGAGCCCCGGAACGGCGGAGAACTTCTTCCTAAGTTCTTCCTCTATCTGCCAGATTGTCTCTTTTCTGTGGAACCTGTCTATGAACTGGATTTTCATCTCTATCTGTTGGGGGGTTTTGCCGCTTCCGAACGAGAGAACTCCCGGCTCGGAGCCTACGGTAGAGGAGACTCTTATCACGCCGGGCATTTGGTATAGGAGCTTTTCCATTTTCGTAAGTATCTCCTCACTCTTTTCGAGGGAGGTGTTAGGGTCGGCTTCCGCCCTTACTATTACTATGCCGGTATCCATCGGCGGCATCAGGTCTCTGCCGATTACCGGCATTACCGATTTCATCGTTATTCCGAACAGGAAGAACCCCAGAACTACCGCCAGAGCTTTCAGCCACGTTCTCTTCAGAAAAGGCTCTGTAAGGGAGGCGTAAAACTCCCTCAGCCTGTATACTGCACCTTTTACGAAGTAGTCGTATATTCGCCTTTCGAGCCAGTTTTTATCGGGGGTTTTCTTGAGTATGTGAGGGGCGGCTATGGGAATCAGCGTTACCGCAACAACGTAGGAGACCACAAGGGCTATTATTAGGGTGAGCGACAGGGGCCTCATTATTTTCTGAACGTAGCCGCCTACGAACGCTATGGGCAGCAGCATTAAAACCGTTGTGTAGGTTCCGCTTAAGACCGCAAGCATCACCTCTTTGGTTCCTTCGGCTGCCGCCCTCTCTATCGGTTTTTTTAGCTCAAAGTAGTGGCGCTCTATGTTTTCGAGAACCACAACTGCGTCGTCTGTAAGCATTCCGAGGGCCAGGATAACAGCCGTTAAGGTAACTATGTTGAAGTTGAAGCCGAAGGCCCACATAAGGCCCACCGTAATTAGGTAGGTTACCGGAATTGAGAGGAACGAGACGATGAGCATCCTTACGTTTGCGAGGAAGAGGAAGATTACCAGCAGGGTCATTACTATCGCGTCCCGTAGGGACTCCAGCATGTTTTTGTTGGATAGCTCTATCAGCCACTTTTGGGTGTCTGCGATTTCAAAGTTCAGCTGCGGGAACTCTTTTTTCAGCTTCGGCAGGTAGTTCATTACCGACTCTATGGCGGGAAGCTCGTACCCTTTTTCGGAGCGCAGAATGGATATACCGATTGCCCTGTGGCCGTTACCGTGGTAGGCCGAGAAGTTGTCGGCATGGCCC is a window of Thermovibrio ammonificans HB-1 DNA encoding:
- a CDS encoding efflux RND transporter permease subunit, which produces MGRFVEWYLKKPHGVLALLLFLCAIGVLGFKNIPRKFFPDANRPTVAVVTLYPGASAEDVASEVTTPIERRLKTIDQVRLVRSTSKDGVSVVTAEFKYSKSIDAAATDVTNQLSRVLPYLPKGILPPQVLKVTDATNPVMVLAVYPKKGSHLTMAQVREIAENQIKNRLLNLPNVADVEVFGGFKREVEVEPDYLKMAQLKVSLNQLLKAIKENNENASAGFIINREGTLVLKLKGKAERIEELRQIVVKPGVRLKDVAKVKWGHADNFSAYHGNGHRAIGISILRSEKGYELPAIESVMNYLPKLKKEFPQLNFEIADTQKWLIELSNKNMLESLRDAIVMTLLVIFLFLANVRMLIVSFLSIPVTYLITVGLMWAFGFNFNIVTLTAVILALGMLTDDAVVVLENIERHYFELKKPIERAAAEGTKEVMLAVLSGTYTTVLMLLPIAFVGGYVQKIMRPLSLTLIIALVVSYVVAVTLIPIAAPHILKKTPDKNWLERRIYDYFVKGAVYRLREFYASLTEPFLKRTWLKALAVVLGFFLFGITMKSVMPVIGRDLMPPMDTGIVIVRAEADPNTSLEKSEEILTKMEKLLYQMPGVIRVSSTVGSEPGVLSFGSGKTPQQIEMKIQFIDRFHRKETIWQIEEELRKKFSAVPGLRYVTVMDFGATPLSSIKATIDEMIYGDDPKVLNSLAQRLEGLMQEVRGLTSTARSWYYDKEELRLKVDGSQLAAYGLTPLELVKYIAAFVKGVPASTFVVPLENGLSVKLILPQNKRDFADKLNSLPVQTKLGVVPLSTFVKVETVKTQSKITHQNLLNTIDVYGYRATAPTTFLQSQVNKLEKELKLPTGYGISHEGEIKQMNESFKRLMKALVIGIIILYFSLVPAFESFAYPISILAAIPLALIGAAFSMLIAHKPQCMPSFMGMILLAGIIVKNSILLIDFIKWARERGEPLQAAIINSIRVRTRPVLMTAFATSVGMLPIALGWALGLERLAPLAVVAIGGLILGTFLTLFFVPVLVSLIEDIKSFLTGKRVDT